Proteins encoded together in one Neobacillus sp. FSL H8-0543 window:
- a CDS encoding SDR family oxidoreductase codes for MARLENKVAIVTGSGSGIGAAIAKRFAEEGAKVVLADVSDKGVTQVKQAIEQAGGTAEFIIGDISQEESAKKINDFAVEKFGKLDILVNNAGYAGPSDPAEQFNSEAFDKIFKVNAYGTFYMVKHAVAHLKENKGGSIINVASNSIMTRTDYPGYAGSKGAVRTMSYTFSNILAKDKIRVNTLIPGTTRTPMVQAIFDNEELAKKYIDTIPLGEVVEPEDLANAALYLASDEARRVTGTELVVDAGMSL; via the coding sequence ATGGCACGATTAGAGAACAAAGTTGCAATTGTTACTGGAAGCGGTTCCGGAATTGGCGCAGCCATCGCAAAGCGTTTTGCAGAAGAAGGCGCAAAGGTGGTTCTCGCCGATGTTAGCGACAAGGGAGTAACCCAAGTAAAACAGGCAATTGAACAAGCTGGGGGTACAGCTGAGTTCATCATTGGTGATATCTCCCAGGAGGAAAGTGCGAAGAAGATCAATGACTTTGCAGTCGAGAAATTCGGAAAACTGGATATCCTGGTGAACAATGCTGGTTATGCAGGGCCAAGTGACCCAGCAGAACAGTTCAACTCAGAGGCATTCGATAAGATTTTCAAGGTCAATGCATATGGAACTTTCTATATGGTCAAGCATGCGGTCGCACACTTGAAGGAAAACAAAGGCGGAAGCATCATCAACGTGGCTTCCAACAGTATCATGACACGAACCGACTATCCGGGATATGCAGGTTCCAAAGGTGCGGTACGCACAATGTCGTACACATTCTCCAACATCCTTGCCAAGGATAAAATCCGCGTGAACACATTGATCCCTGGAACAACGAGGACACCAATGGTACAGGCTATTTTTGATAACGAGGAACTGGCGAAAAAGTACATTGATACCATTCCGCTAGGTGAAGTCGTTGAGCCGGAAGATCTTGCAAATGCCGCGCTTTACCTTGCATCAGACGAAGCCCGCCGCGTTACTGGAACAGAACTAGTTGTCGATGCGGGAATGTCTTTGTAG